The proteins below come from a single Triticum aestivum cultivar Chinese Spring chromosome 5D, IWGSC CS RefSeq v2.1, whole genome shotgun sequence genomic window:
- the LOC123120090 gene encoding uncharacterized protein isoform X2, translating to MDFAAMKRRELQALCKEHGLKANGSNADLAARLAATLSIPGGAEEDAVGVVVGKGCLKRSFGGASGGDSDAAKKVTFVLEEEEEAEVGGRRLLLSPVVARTRGRPRAAEALSRAQESGGERRRTRSQVGGDSADETDTGQVGADAVTRRHRRNAANLGAGDVVERVAGAVGRKTSAKAEQQELDSGEAVGRKHQLKRKASENDADNLDVSVQVGVSRRSTRSSAVQSEPAAAPSPVVHNKRGRKKAGDLKEQDRVKEQPTEIQHVGRTLRSGLVVAGPLLPTVSENKRSRSKVPEGETDVEKVAEVEISGRTTRSSSVPAAATSPIVVAKKRRKTKNVNSDEGQHTVPDVSNDSPVTRVLRNRAIQTIGSTDLKVALPTMLNAAKDGVEDGVAKQDGHVGSKKRKMLNRRATVATNGGEIPFSDSSGKASAMDMHVEVPGPVRRSMRKSVVPSFLEHETKGMHGDVEMKETVTKPVGRSTRRSVAPVILEKESKGLTKPVEIKETVTKPVGRSTWRSVATVILEKECKGLPKEMIPQVHVKRPTKKSLVPAMTVKGTKSIVTDMIPEARAGRSMRKPALAILNSKKNDHCEAAIREKCSSAKSEDLEKQQTVKQPVRRLTRKSFVPAVLEKDRKAVPAEMNPDAQFNNENGDHTKMKCAKGGHLEKQLVVKEPSRQSTHKSVAPHVIEKEIKGLQEESKSEVPVSTSVRKLACLNVVDKESKDHREIVPHVIEKESKGSQEESKSDVPVRTSVRKLAGPNAVDKESKDHSEIVRREESSVRTRSAQTKLQRSVQNDASLRQTRHRSSKLVISPLPSKPTASKGRPAKRSRTASLEEVMPAEEQKEDQIAYGGHTSDMIDVASSANSLESGVLPSPAEKSDLRDSHLNTQLEGTVVESSISHGKDVSNILEFELESTVVGTTEKPPSDLAIPDCTHVGALSEEALDSIENDAARCSPVLEQSPTGLQFLFSQGNIEEPDTHNTSPFFKNVMEESDVHKVECQGETVVSLKPDSYQGSDEYSIRVEESGGLMFSSQQNNEQEGFSVSTLRKDWVASVQLDSSEDLHHTVRDITRKDVICNEEEKTDFIPSDINAPHEKSHVDEPAEHVSGVSGALFCISQSTTVVDEVNSDSSPLESVDALDNHIASSNTEGLQQDNIEECNLHNARVTEDIHASVMSEAAQVAVPESGKMLQPDVETLVLSDEQLKRKLEGDDLEVQSFSRGEDESPKQSTSCEDQSFLGSGICQTVSRRDTDVVCVKDHRDDCNQHSEGQLTLGNLESDMSEPALDERSESGISVLRAEETSPFPDEQLNTKLEGNTEQTLICDKDSSNVSLTEFLGNNHLSSLKDPTMDPCHDQELPNDMPAPKSPEESAVFLDDKVLGSVQSLSCDKDGSIVSDTGSLGNKNLSSMEDPSMDPCHVQELPCGPSMDPCHDQELPGDMPAPKSPKCSVGICQISASIGKGNHIAIDPHHTVKQLDNLNQSAAALLRNRENTPCPDTLEPSSDHLFVIDPSTPMEPLLTEAGLKVGSSDKKLPMEQVQQDDLQVQEGTIGKTALGSATPECKHECVSPDKAGPHSLKNERYPSSIEQSLFDQQSLSSQEDVQVQEGTLEKTALGSTTPECEDEYGFPDEADPHSLKNERGSLIVEQSPCSLPTLFMQESVEERSECVVLSSARVQAENGVCESNPGSDHDTSADFSAVSKSEDCLDTSQQDNENEGLSEVSHEQDDFQVQEGTVEKTTLGSDLPECKHEFGLPAEAEPHSLMNQRSSIEQSAFGPQSLILKEEGQGPHSLKNERYPSSIAQSSFDLQPFSLQDDVQVHEGTLEKTAQGSATPECKDEYGFPDEADPHSLKNERGSLGVEQSLSLPALFSQESIEEPSECVALSSASVQAETGVNESKPGLDNDTTVDFSTVSKSEDCLVTSQQDNEDEGLTKASNEQEQVATGQLDLEAASIMEDADSEEVAYDEENKKPVHPTDINSLCQKINVSGPVEHASGLGDALLSSSLIACTDDSDVHLSSNPCLFESTDFPDEIDWSNTEALQQGLKKQQCDERKEYQVPFGAGNDMIEAGTKDINSGVPPLRAEETSNMRDEQLNTKLPRTEVAEFGLSCDKGSNNYLDTESVVNSVCTNIPSDSSLPTDCSTDDYQQMELFKGPAEQKSPEDASMCYKDSDPRAVTATIEKPSPSFDLAIPDFKHEGPLSEEAVYSMKNDTESCSRDHRRSSIGLRHLFSQESFKGPDVHDDLVLPSTENEDDSNTRHAEKIVSSEPDSHQGSPVDLSIVEEIKGLFSSERDDEQGFLSPGHKTECIASARLDSSEDCNLVKRDINTEVICKEEEKQELVPSSDTRTLHETSNTDEPDEQRITLLQAAETSASADKQLSSELEDDEFKEHNFSSEETIGIFGVGSVKSNLFHLHEDSHTNPIQGKELPDNLSAPKSPEQSTFGQAESLLGSGICQAVVQRSTEEINTKLQHERKEECSKYIDDQTTLMSECALFGGSVSGTTLLPTAETSSLPDEQFGPMLECDEFEERDRSYDEDASYLFGSGSLKNNVPNLGHKEEYYEHSDDPAILSGGMPKPSPIRESESGVALQPAEETPALTNEHLNFEMEELGLCISDMSDTGLMENNDLSCLPKDTYMETWNEDEISIGTPAAKSPGESAVCPDDRVPGSVGICQTSGRRRIDEISTKLLSFKISSAVKGSYIAMDSADEPKQGDNLSPAALPGNWENVSAAKADNPAKQNSDCSVVKDSSS from the exons ATGGATTTCGCGGCGATGAAGCGGCGGGAACTGCAGGCGCTCTGCAAGGAGCACGGCCTCAAGGCCAACGGATCCAACGCCGACCtggccgcccgcctcgccgccacgCTCTCG ATTCCTGGCGGTGCGGAGGAGGATGCGGTCGGCGTCGTTGTGGGGAAGGGGTGTTTGAAGCGATCGTTCGGCGGCGCTAGCGGCGGGGATTCGGATGCGGCTAAGAAGGTGACGTTTGTgttggaggaagaggaggaggcggaggtgggtgGCAGACGCCTCTTGTTGTCGCCTGTTGTTGCCAGGACGAGGGGTAGGCCAAGGGCCGCGGAGGCTCTCTCTCGCGCCCAAGAAAGTGGAGGGGAGCGTCGGAGAACGCGTTCCCAAGTTGGTGGTGATTCTGCTGACGAAACTGATACTGGACAGGTAGGTGCAGATGCTGTGACGAGGCGACACAGGAGGAATGCGGCGAATTTGGGTGCAGGTGATGTGGTTGAGAGGGTAGCTGGAGCTGTAGGCCGGAAAACCTCTGCCAAAGCTGAGCAACAAGAGCTGGACTCTGGAGAAGCAGTTGGTAGGAAGCATCAGCTGAAGCGGAAGGCCAGCGAGAATGACGCTGACAATCTAGATGTCAGTGTGCAAGTTGGTGTTTCTCGTAGAAGCACAAGGTCTAGTGCTGTTCAGTCTGAGCCTGCTGCCGCACCGTCTCCTGTTGTTCACAACAaaagagggaggaagaaggcgggAGATCTGAAGGAACAAGATCGTGTCAAGGAGCAACCTACTGAAATTCAACATGTTGGTAGAACTCTAAGATCTGGATTGGTGGTGGCCGGCCCACTGTTGCCTACTGTTTCTGAAAATAAGAGAAGTAGGTCAAAGGTGCCGGAAGGCGAAACTGATGTGGAGAAGGTTGCTGAGGTGGAAATATCTGGTAGGACTACAAGATCAAGCTCAGTACCAGCTGCTGCGACGTCACCCATTGTCGTTGCGAAGAAGAGGAGAAAAACCAAGAATGTCAACTCGGATGAAGGGCAACATACGGTTCCAGATGTATCAAATGATTCTCCAGTTACAAGGGTCTTGAGGAATAGAGCTATTCAGACAATTGGCAGTACTGACTTGAAGGTAGCTCTCCCAACCATGCTCAATGCCGCCAAAGACGGCGTAGAAGATGGTGTGGCTAAGCAAGATGGGCATGTGGGGTCCAAAAAGAGGAAAATGTTGAATCGCAGGGCTACAGTAGCCACAAATGGCGGTGAAATCCCATTTTCTGATAGCAGTGGTAAGGCTTCTGCTATGGACATGCACGTAGAGGTACCTGGGCCTGTGAGAAGATCAATGCGGAAATCTGTTGTTCCATCGTTTCTTGAGCATGAAACCAAAGGCATGCATGGGGATGTGGAGATGAAAGAAACAGTGACAAAACCTGTTGGGCGATCAACCCGGCGATCTGTTGCCCCAGTTATACTCGAGAAAGAGTCCAAGGGTCTCACAAAACCTGTGGAGATCAAAGAAACAGTGACAAAACCTGTTGGGCGATCAACCTGGCGATCTGTTGCCACAGTTATACTTGAGAAAGAGTGCAAGGGTCTCCCAAAAGAAATGATTCCTCAAGTGCATGTTAAGCGACCAACAAAGAAATCTCTTGTCCCGGCTATGACTGTGAAAGGAACAAAGAGCATCGTTACAGACATGATTCCAGAAGCACGTGCTGGAAGGTCAATGCGGAAACCTGCTCTTGCTATTCTTAATAGTAAGAAGAATGATCACTGTGAAGCAGCCATCCGCGAGAAGTGTTCAAGTGCTAAGAGTGAAGACTTGGAGAAGCAACAAACAGTCAAGCAACCTGTTAGACGGTTAACACGGAAATCATTTGTTCCGGCTGTGCTTGAGAAGGACAGGAAGGCTGTACCTGCAGAAATGAATCCTGATGCACAGTTCAATAATGAGAATGGTGATCACACTAAAATGAAATGTGCTAAGGGTGGACACTTGGAGAAACAACTAGTAGTGAAAGAACCATCTAGGCAATCAACACACAAATCTGTTGCCCCACATGTGATTGAGAAAGAAATTAAGGGTTTACAAGAAGAATCAAAGTCTGAAGTTCCTGTGAGCACATCTGTGCGTAAACTGGCTTGTCTTAACGTGGTTGATAAGGAGAGCAAGGATCACAGAGAAATTGTCCCACATGTGATTGAGAAAGAGAGTAAGGGTTCTCAAGAAGAGTCGAAGTCAGATGTTCCTGTGAGGACATCAGTGCGTAAACTGGCTGGTCCTAATGCGGTTGATAAGGAGAGCAAGGATCACAGTGAAATTGTCAGGAGGGAAGAGTCAAGTGTTCGCACAAGAAGCGCACAAACAAAACTCCAACGTTCTGTTCAGAATGACGCGAGTCTGCGGCAAACAAGACACAGATCTTCGAAGCTAGTGATATCACCGCTACCGTCAAAGCCAACAGCTTCAAAGGGAAGACCTGCAAAGAGGAGTAGAACCGCATCTTTGGAAGAAGTCATGCCTGCTGAAGAGCAGAAGGAAGACCAAATTGCTTATGGTGGCCACACGAGTGATATGATTGATGTTGCCAGTAGTGCTAATAGCTTGGAAAGTGGGGTGCTGCCTTCCCCAGCTGAAAAATCTGATTTGCGTGACTCACATCTTAACACTCAGCTGGAGGGCACAGTCGTTGAATCCAGCATCAGCCATGGTAAAGATGTTAGTAACATTTTGGAGTTCGAGCTTGAGAGCACAGTAGTAG GTACCACTGAGAAGCCTCCGTCCGATTTAGCTATTCCGGACTGTACACATGTAGGTGCTTTATCTGAGGAAGCCCTGGACTCAATAGAAAATGATGCTGCAAGGTGCTCACCAGTTCTTGAACAATCACCCACTGGGCTACAGTTCCTATTCTCACAGGGAAACATAGAAGAACCTGATACACATAACACTAGTCCATTTTTTAAAAATGTCATGGAAGAATCAGATGTTCACAAGGTTGAATGTCAAGGTGAAACAGTTGTTTCATTAAAACCTGACTCATATCAAGGCTCTGATGAATATTCAATTAGAGTCGAAGAAAGTGGAGGTTTAATGTTTTCGTCTCAGCAAAATAATGAACAAGAAG GATTTTCAGTGTCCACCCTCAGAAAAGATTGGGTTGCATCTGTTCAGTTGGATTCGTCAGAGGATTTGCATCATACAGTaag GGATATTACTAGAAAGGACGTGATCTGCAACGAGGAAGAGAAAACGGACTTTATTCCTTCAGACATTAATGCTCCCCATGAGAAATCACATGTGGATGAACCTG CCGAGCACGTTTCTGGTGTTAGTGGAGCTCTATTTTGCATTTCACAGAGCACCACTGTTGTTGATGAAGTAAATTCGGATTCTTCACCGCTAGAATCAGTGGATGCTTTAGATAATCACATAGCATCTTCTAATACTGAAGGGCTTCAACAGGATAATATAGAGGAATGCAATCTACACAATGCAAGAGTCACAGAAGACATCCATGCAAGTGTCATGTCTGAAGCTGCACAGGTTGCTGTACCAGAAAGTGGAAAAATGCTGCAGCCAGATGTAGAAACATTAGTATTGTCAGATGAGCAGCTTAAGCGCAAGCTGGAGGGTGATGATCTCGAAGTACAAAGCTTTAGCCGCGGTGAAGATGAATCTCCAAAACAATCTACATCATGTGAGGATCAAAGCTTTTTAGGGTCAG GTATTTGTCAAACTGTTTCGCGAAGGGATACAGATGTAGTTTGTGTCAAGGATCATAGAGATGACTGCAATCAACACAGTGAAGGTCAACTTACTTTAGGCAACCTAGAAAGTGACATGTCTGAACCTGCACTTGATGAACGATCGGAAAGTGGAATATCAGTGCTCCGAGCTGAAGAAACATCACCATTTCCAGATGAGCAGCTTAACACCAAGCTGGAGGGCAACACAGAACAAACCCTTATCTGTGACAAAGACAGCAGCAATGTTTCTCTCACTGAATTTTTGGGAAACAATCATCTGTCTAGCTTGAAGGACCCTACAATGGATCCTTGCCATGACCAGGAGCTCCCAAATGACATGCCTGCACCTAAATCTCCTGAAGAATCTGCAGTTTTTCTGGATGACAAAGTCTTGGGTTCAGTGCAAAGCCTTAGCTGTGATAAAGATGGTAGCATTGTCTCTGACACTGGATCTTTGGGAAACAAGAATCTGTCCAGCATGGAGGACCCTTCAATGGATCCTTGCCATGTCCAGGAACTCCCCTGTGGCCCTTCAATGGATCCTTGCCATGACCAGGAACTACCCGGGGACATGCCTGCACCTAAATCACCTAAATGTTCAGTAG GGATTTGTCAAATTAGTGCGAGCATAGGCAAAGGAAACCACATTGCTATAGATCCCCACCATACCGTGAAGCAATTGGATAACCTGAACCAATCTGCAGCTGCCTTGCTGAGAAACAGGGAGAACACACCTTGTCCCGATACTCTTGAGCCTAGCAGTGATCACTTGTTTGTGATTGATCCATCAACACCTATGGAGCCTCTACTGACGGAAGCAGGACTTAAAGTGGGCAGTTCTGACAAGAAACTACCTATGGAGCAGGTTCAGCAAGATGATTTACAAGTGCAAGAAG GTACCATAGGGAAGACAGCATTAGGTTCAGCTACACCAGAGTGTAAACATGAATGTGTATCACCTGATAAAGCAGGACCACACTCATTGAAGAATGAGAGGTATCCATCAAGTATTGAACAATCATTATTTGATCAGCAGTCCCTTTCTTCGCAGGAGGATGTACAAGTACAGGAAG GTACCCTAGAGAAGACAGCACTAGGTTCAACTACACCAGAGTGTGAAGATGAATATGGATTTCCTGATGAAGCAGATCCACACTCATTGAAGAACGAGAGAGGTTCATTGATTGTTGAACAATCACCATGTAGTCTGCCGACCCTTTTCATGCAGGAAAGTGTAGAAGAACGCAGTGAATGTGTTGTCCTTTCTTCAGCAAGAGTTCAGGCTGAAAATGGAGTTTGTGAGTCAAATCCTGGTTCAGACCATGATACTAGTGCGGACTTTAGTGCAGTTTCCAAAAGTGAAGATTGTTTGGATACTTCTCAGCAAGATAATGAAAATGAAG GATTATCGGAGGTTAGTCACGAACAAGATGATTTCCAAGTACAAGAAG GTACCGTGGAGAAGACAACACTAGGTTCAGATTTACCAGAGTGTAAACATGAATTTGGATTACCTGCTGAAGCAGAACCCCACTCATTGATGAATCAGAGATCAAGTATTGAGCAATCGGCATTTGGTCCGCAGTCCCTTATCTTAAAGGAGGAAGGACAAG GACCACACTCATTGAAGAATGAAAGATATCCATCAAGTATTGCACAATCATCATTTGATCTGCAGCCCTTTTCCTTGCAGGATGATGTACAAGTACATGAAG GTACCCTAGAGAAGACAGCACAAGGTTCAGCTACACCAGAGTGTAAAGATGAATATGGATTTCCTGATGAAGCAGATCCGCACTCGTTGAAGAATGAGAGAGGTTCATTAGGTGTTGAACAATCACTTAGTTTGCCGGCCCTTTTCTCACAGGAAAGCATAGAAGAACCCAGTGAATGTGTTGCCCTTTCTTCAGCAAGTGTTCAGGCTGAAACCGGAGTTAATGAGTCAAAACCTGGTTTAGACAATGATACTACTGTAGATTTTAGTACAGTTTCCAAAAGTGAAGATTGTCTGGTTACTTCTCAGCAAGATAATGAAGATGAAG GATTAACGAAGGCTAGTAATGAACAAGAGCAGGTGGCAACTGGTCAGCTAGATTTGGAGGCTGCAAGTATCATGGA GGACGCTGATTCTGAGGAAGTAGCCTATGATGAAGAAAATAAGAAGCCTGTTCATCCTACAGACATTAATTCTTTGTGTCAAAAAATAAATGTCAGCGGACCTG TTGAGCATGCTTCTGGTCTTGGTGATGCTTTATTGAGCTCCTCACTAATTGCTTGTACCGATGACAGTGATGTGCATCTGAGTTCTAATCCTTGCCTGTTTGAATCAACTGATTTCCCGGATGAAATAGATTGGTCCAATACCGAGGCTTTGCAGCAGGGTCTCAAAAAGCAGCAATGCGACGAGCGCAAGGAATACCAAGTTCCTTTTGGAGCCGGTAATGATATGATTGAAGCTGGCACAAAAGACATAAACAGTGGAGTTCCACCACTTCGAGCTGAAGAAACATCAAATATGCGAGACGAGCAGCTTAACACTAAGCTGCCGCGCACAGAAGTTGCGGAATTTGGCCTTAGCTGTGACAAAGGCAGTAATAATTATTTAGATACTGAATCTGTGGTGAACAGTGTTTGTACAAATATTCCGTCGGATTCCAGTTTACCAACGGATTGTTCTACGGATGATTACCAGCAAATGGAGCTCTTTAAAGGCCCTGCTGAACAAAAATCTCCCGAAGATGCTTCTATGTGCTATAAGGACAGTGATCCAAGAGCAGTGACAGCTACCATTGAGAAGCCTTCACCTTCATTTGATTTAGCAATTCCAGATTTTAAACATGAAGGTCCTCTATCAGAGGAAGCAGTGTACTCAATGAAGAATGACACTGAAAGCTGTTCACGAGATCACAGACGATCGTCCATTGGGCTTCGTCACTTGTTCTCGCAGGAGTCATTTAAAGGACCAGATGTGCATGATGATCTTGTGCTTCCAAGTACTGAGAATGAAGATGATTCCAACACTCGTCATGCTGAAAAAATTGTTTCTTCAGAACCTGATTCACATCAAGGGTCTCCTGTAGATTTAAGTATAGTTGAAGAAATTAAGGGTTTGTTTTCATCTGAGAGAGACGATGAACAAG GATTCTTGAGTCCCGGCCACAAAACAGAATGTATTGCATCTGCCCGGTTGGATTCATCAGAGGATTGTAATCTTGTGAAAAG GGATATTAATACTGAAGTGATCTGCAAGGAGGAAGAGAAACAGGAACTTGTTCCTTCTTCTGACACTCGCACCCTTCATGAAACATCAAATACTGATGAACCTG ATGAACAGAGAATAACCCTGCTGCAAGCTGCGGAAACATCGGCTTCAGCAGATAAGCAGCTTAGCTCCGAGCTGGAGGACGATGAATTTAAGGAACACAACTTTAGCAGTGAAGAAACGATTGGCATATTTGGTGTTGGATCGGTGAAGAGTAATCTATTCCATTTGCATGAAGACTCTCACACCAATCCTATCCAGGGAAAGGAGCTCCCAGATAACCTATCTGCACCCAAATCTCCTGAACAGTCCACGTTTGGTCAGGCTGAGAGTCTTTTAGGATCAG GCATTTGTCAGGCTGTCGTTCAAAGGAGTACAGAAGAAATCAACACCAAGCTCCAACATGAGCGTAAAGAGGAATGCAGTAAGTACATTGACGATCAAACCACTCTCATGTCTGAATGTGCACTGTTTGGAGGATCAGTAAGTGGAACGACACTGCTGCCAACTGCAGAAACATCTTCATTGCCAGATGAGCAATTTGGCCCTATGCTCGAGTGTGACGAATTTGAGGAACGTGACCGTAGTTATGATGAAGATGCAAGCTACTTATTTGGTTCTGGGTCTCTGAAGAACAATGTGCCCAATCTGGGTCATAAGGAGGAATACTATGAGCACAGTGATGATCCAGCCATACTATCAGGTGGCATGCCCAAGCCCTCACCGATTAGAGAATCAGAAAGTGGAGTGGCACTGCAGCCAGCTGAAGAAACACCAGCATTGACAAATGAGCACCTTAACTTTGAGATGGAGGAACTGGGCCTTTGCATTAGTGACATGTCTGATACTGGATTAATGGAGAACAACGATCTATCTTGCTTGCCCAAAGACACTTATATGGAAACGTGGAACGAAGATGAGATTTCAATTGGCACGCCTGCAGCTAAATCTCCAGGAGAATCTGCAGTTTGCCCAGATGACAGGGTTCCTGGGTCAGTAG GAATCTGCCAAACTAGTGGGCGACGGCGCATAGATGAAATTAGCACAAAGTTGCTGAGCTTCAAAATTTCGAGTGCAGTCAAAGGAAGTTACATTGCCATGGACTCTGCTGATGAGCCGAAGCAAGGCGACAACCTGAGTCCGGCTGCTTTGCCAGGGAACTGGGAGAATGTTTCTGCAGCCAAAGCAGATAATCCTGCAAAGCAAAACAGTGACTGCTCGGTTGTGAAGGACTCCTCAAGCTGA